In Bacillus weihaiensis, the genomic stretch TGGGTTCCTCCTAGCTTGTACAGCTATAATTCGATTAACTGTACATGTTATAAAGCAATATCGACTTACGTACTACTACTCATTTATTGAAGTAAATCGAATATTTCCATTGCGATCATATCAATGTTATCAAATTGGTATGATTGAGGCTTTTCACCTTTTTGGTATACTTCTAATTCAAACGTGTTATTCTTATCAAAATATTTTACACTACAACGCTTCTCTCCTTCAACCTCGAAGAAACGCTGAATAGGTTCGCCTGAACCAGAATTTTCTTGTAAATTTTGAAGTCTCGTAATAATACCTAAAAGCTGTGACATTTTTTATCCCCCTTCCGGAAGAGTTAACGTATAACTATTTCCTTGAATTTTATTGTTTACTCTACCTTACATTCTAACCACTTAACAAAGATTCAATCCTTTTAATCTTTGTTTGTGCCAAATCAATTTTACACTATGTACGACTCGAATACCAAGGAAATCATAAGAATGAATAAATTAAGAAATAATGTTCTTAGAAAATAGGCTATTTCCATAAAATCTGTTGCTATTTAACCAGATTTTTGTCCCATTACAATTCCCAATAATAGGCCAATTACCAAAGGCGTAAAGGGATTTCCTTTCACTAGGTGGTTCTCTAAAGCTCTGCAACAAGTCCACCTTTAAAAAGTAAGTTACATCAAACTAGCATTGAGCTAAAATAACAATCGCTTAGAGAAGAGCCTCTAAGTAAAAGAAATATCATTTTAATAAGATTTCGATATAATTGTAGTAGAATGCAGGTTACATGACTAAGCTAGGTGTTAGCCTTTGTTATTGTAACACATTTTGATAAAATTCAACCTTGTTTTTGTTATTCTCTTTTTTTTATCAGTGAATCCTTTCTGCTATTTGAATGAATTTTAAAAATTGAATCCTTAGAGCCCAAGCCTTTCAAGAAGCAAAAAGAGAGTACCTCCCCAACGATTTGA encodes the following:
- a CDS encoding YkuJ family protein — its product is MSQLLGIITRLQNLQENSGSGEPIQRFFEVEGEKRCSVKYFDKNNTFELEVYQKGEKPQSYQFDNIDMIAMEIFDLLQ